The Eurosta solidaginis isolate ZX-2024a chromosome 4, ASM4086904v1, whole genome shotgun sequence genome includes a window with the following:
- the LOC137251094 gene encoding p21-activated protein kinase-interacting protein 1-like yields MEVIVGTYEEFLLGYKLNTSEPPNFAQSFADKSHAGPMKCVAVHQHFVATGATDDRIFLYDMRTRKQTNIILTHEGTVNTLAFTPDSSHLLSGGDDGRMIATRLNTWATEGNWKAHKGAAVNQISCHPSGKLALSLGADRVLCTWNLVKGRVAYRTNLKSHSNLCAQPDCLAWSPTGDYFSLCGPRAAEIWTIKTADVLRTKKTTEKPICVCWVADAICLVGLENGKILWLNAAENEEKEYFTEAHNARVKVMAYLKKTLITISSSGEMKAWEVNVSKQELSIICKTNIGCRPTCLSILDLTQFGDNYALKSDIKEDKSQVNFVSKKTTKQPERGVVSIEYEDEDENGDQQTEGGTNDSEVSNEEADLNAETDSDEADLNAATDSDKEANSKVETGLDKKANLNAETNSVEESESSEPNCNQKQTNPQKRKTVKVVQDQAKQSKVHKEQKRQSRMKQKNKNK; encoded by the exons ATGGAAGTGATTGTTGGAACTTACGAGGAATTCCTGCTTGGCTATAAACTCAACACCAGTGAGCCTCCAAATTTTGCACAGTCATTTGCGGACAAATCGCATGCTGGTCCCATGAAATGTGTTGCCGTGCATCAGCATTTTGTTGCTACAGGAGCTACAGATGATCGGATCTTCTTGTATGATATGCGAACACGGAAGCAAACAAAT ATCATTTTAACGCATGAGGGCACCGTCAATACGCTCGCATTTACGCCCGACAGCTCGCACTTGTTATCAGGCGGTGATGATGGACGTATGATTGCAACACGTCTAAACACATGGGCAACCGAAGGAAATTGGAAAGCGCACAAGGGAGCAGCAGTCAATCAGATAAGTTGTCATCCAAGTGGTAAACTGGCGTTATCACTAGGCGCCGATCGTGTTTTGTGTACATGGAATTTAGTAAAGGGGCGTGTAGCATATAGAACAAATTTGAAAAGTCATAGCAATTTATGTGCACAACCAGATTGCTTAGCTTGGTCGCCCACAGGTGATTATTTTAGTTTGTGTGGCCCACGTGCTGCTGAAATATGGACAATCAAAACAGCAGATGTTCTACGCACAAAGAAGACTACAGAAAAACCGATATGTGTATGTTGGGTGGCGGATGCTATTTGTTTAGTTGGCTtggaaaatggtaaaattttgtgGCTCAATGCAGCTGAAAATGAAGAGAAG GAATATTTCACTGAAGCTCACAATGCACGAGTAAAAGTTATGGCTTATCTTAAAAAAACACTAATTACAATTTCAAG CTCCGGGGAAATGAAAGCTTGGGAAGTGAACGTTAGTAAGCAGGAACTGAGTATAATTTGTAAAACTAACATTGGCTGCCGACCAACCTGCCTTAGTATATTAGATTTGACACAATTTGGTGATAATTATGCATTGAAAAGTGATATCAAAGAAGACAAATCACAAGtcaattttgtttcaaaaaaaactACTAAGCAACCAGAACGTGGCGTTGTATCTATAGAGTATGAAGATGAGGATGAGAATGGTGATCAGCAGACCGAAGGCGGTACTAACGATTCAGAGGTATCAAATGAAGAAGCAGATTTGAATGCAGAAACGGATTCGGATGAAGCAGATTTAAATGCAGCAACAGATTCAGATAAAGAAGCAAATTCGAAAGTAGAAACAGGTTTAGAtaaaaaagcaaatttaaatgCAGAAACGAATTCAGTCGAGGAATCAGAGTCGTCTGAACCAAATTGCAATCAAAAGCAAACTAACCCCCAAAAACGAAAAACAGTTAAAGTTGTGCAGGACCAAGCAAAACAAAGCAAAGTACATAAGGAACAAAAGAGACAAAGTagaatgaagcaaaaaaataaaaataaataa